The window AATTTCCTTCTCTTTGTCTCTTGTTTGATGACAGCTGTCCATAAAAATGAATGCCTTCTAGTACCTTTTTCATAGATCTTTCTAAATATCCTCAAACTACTCATACAAGATTGAGACGACCATATACTTTCTATGAATCTCTTGTTCCATAGTGATCGACTGCAAAACTGAACACGACCTTGAATGTATACAACGACAATAAGGCAAGAAAAAGTTTGCTAGCATACCCAGCTAATAAGAGTAGGAGAGTTATTCCTGAAACCGATAACACCCCTGCAATTAAGCGTTGGCTGGGAAAAGTATATAATGTATTTACAAAAAAGGCAGATAGAACTGTATAGACCCATACTGAAATACTCAAAAGATATTGTTCTCCGAATATCATAGCTAGAATAATTGGCTGAATATGAATTCCGATAAATATCAGGCGTGCGCGGCTATTCGAACGGTAATAATCATTGGTTGAATAGGAAAAATTGGCTATGACACCACCAGTGATATCTATGGTTAACATGACGATCATCATGATTTTCCAAACGGCTAATCTTTGCCAATCTCCATAAGTCAGAGTTAGCAGAATAACGGACATCCCTATACAAAACAAGAGTGCTAGCCACATTTCCAGTAAAGCGATTTTTTTTCCGAAAAGTTCCCGAAATACGGGATGGACATTGATACTTTTCAATTTTTATCCCCTCTTCTTATAAATATAACCAAACGATCGGTCAGTTTTATGTTGAAACGCTATCCCATACCTATGATGGATTAAGCATTTGAACGATACTGTTTATTTGAATGAACCAGATTTTCCGATACTTTTCAACATCATTGTTTAGCAGATAATGATATCCGATGCCATCCATGATTGGAAGGATAAGTGTAGCTGCAGTTTTGACCTTAGCTGGATCGATTGTGGAAGGTACAAGTTTTGAAAGTTCAATGTAAAAGAAACGCTCCATCTGATCCACAAAGGAAATAATTATATCTCGATAAGCAGGATTGAACAAACTTTCATGAGAAAATGAAAGAAATGCCTTAAAAAAAGTAAGAGACGGTTCCGGCGTTTGAAACATAGAATCACCGAGTGTCTGGAGAAAATCTTCCACATTCATGTATGTTTCTTTTCTGTTCAATTTCTGCATTTCCTCAAACACTAGATTCAACGCGGCCATCAAAACTTCCTCACTCGAGTTAAAATGGTGGAATATAGTGCTTTTACTCACTCTACTAGCTTTAGCTAACTTTGCGGTTGATAATGATCTTAATCCGTTGCTTGCAATCAGTTCAACAGCCGAATTCAAGATATGAAGGCGTGTTTTCTCGCCTTTTTTAAAACGTTTGTCATGATTGTATGTTTCCAAAAAGAATCCACCTCTCTAAACTCATCATAATACTAACCGACCGAACAGTCAATTAATTTTTTAATGGGAATTTATTTTATGAAAAACGATCGAGCTAGGATCAAAGGATGGATTTGGGTATCCATTTATACATGATACCTAAAGCGTACCCTTAGGGAAATTGAAATGGGAACGAGGATTGCAGCGATGATCCCAGTAGTGGTTGGTCCTGTTTATTTTGTCAAGTTAGATTGTTGATAGAATGAGTCAACTGGATTCTGTCTGTCGTATGATTTTAAAACAAAACATCTAAAAAGTGACATTTGTCATACTAAAGTTATGACATTGTCTACTACAATTTCTAGTTTTATATCATTAAAATGAAATCGATTAGTTGGAGTGATTTGAATCACAGAAATTGCTAACGAAAAAACCATGTGAAAATTATTTTAAAAATGTGGTAGATACTGCTTTTAGAGAGGGGGTGCCGAATCTTTAAACAAAGTCCATAGAGGAAAAAAGTCTGTAATCGGTATAATTCTATTTCTCGTAGTCTAGATGGTGATATCGTATACATGATCCTTGCAACTCGTGAGAAAGTGGATGCCAATGGAGATCTTTGAGGATCTAATACTAGCGACTACTAATTAATTTCTCAATATTATAAAAATTTAGTTATTATGCCTGCTTAATTCATTCTTTTCATGCTATTATCTATGTATATAAGACGAAAAAAAGAAGCGGTGTAAAAATTAAATGCAATTAATTCATAAACTTAGGCAATTTCAGATGTTCCCGAAAAGATACGGTATCCTTCCATACGTTTTCGTAGTATATATATTGATGCCAGCATTCATTTTAATAAACGAAACTGGATGGAAGGCGATATTCGGCTATGTGATGCTGGCTTTATTTCTTATTTCATATCGACAGTTTTATTTTTCGATAATGATTGATGAATATCAATATCCAGTCTGGCTGATTGGGCAGATGCTGATTATCTTCATCTTCGGTATTTTTTACAATCCAAATCTTTTATTTTTGGGATTCTTCCCAGCCAACTTCATCGGTTGGTTTCCGAAGAATCGGCATTTTTATAGTGGATTGATTATGTTGTGGATAATAGAGCTTGTACCGCTGGTCTACCACTTATATTTTACCCAGACTACTTATAACTTGTATTATCTATTTCCATTTATTATTATCATGTTATTTATACCGTTTGGTATAAGATCGATGGGTAAACGTATGGAATTAGAGAAGCAACTTGAAAGAGCTAATGCAAAGATCGATAAATATGCCAAACGAGAGGAACGGATGCGGATCGCACGGGACCTTCATGACACACTTGGTCATACATTGTCCCTTATTACATTGAAAAGTCAGTTGATTGAACGTTTGACGACTGTAGATCCCGAACGGATAAAATTAGAAGCAAAAGAAATTGAAAAAACATCACGTGCGGCTTTAAAACAGGTACGTGAGTTGGTTTCAGATATGAGAGCAGTCAAGTTATCAGATGAACTGATCGAGATCAAAAAAATTTTTCAAACTGCAGGGGTCATTTTTAACATAGAGTTAGACGTAGATTTCGATGAAATAACACCTCTTACACAAAACATTATCAGTATGTGTCTAAAGGAATCGACCACCAATGTCATTAAACATAGTCAGGCAAAACAGTGCTCTATCAAGATTAACCAGTCATCAAGTGCTTTAAACATTACTGTAGAAGATAATGGGATCGGTTTTGTGGAAAAAGACCTGAATGGTAACGGGTTAAGCGGTATGAAGGAACGATTGGCGCTGATTGATGGTGAATTGTTCATCTCCAGTCAAAACGGAACGATTGTTAAAATGAAAATACCGATTGTACAGAAATCGGAGAAAGCAGGTGCCGTTTTATGATTCGGATCCTGATCGCAGAGGATCAACAAATGCTTTTGGGTGCACTAGGTTCTTTGCTTGATATGGAAGAAGATATGGAAGTGATTGGACAAGCAATGAATGGTAAAGAGGCTTTAGGTTTGATAAATAAATTTAATCCCGATGTTTTTTTAACAGATATCGAAATGCCTTTTTACAGTGGACTAGAAGTCGCAGAAAAACTAAAAAAACAATCCAATTCATGTAGAGTTATCATCCTAACCACATTTGCTCGCCCTGGCTATTTTGAACGGGCTGTAAAAGCTGATGTCCATGGATATTTATTAAAGGATGGCTCAATTGAAGAATTGTCTGATTCGATCCGGAAGGTTGTCCAAGGGCATCGAGTGTATACTCCTGAACTAATGATTAATGTTATGAGGAAAGAAAATCCTTTAACTGATAGAGAGCAAGAAATATTGAAACTAGCTGCCTCCGGAATGAAGACAAAAGAGATCACTGAAAATTTGTATCTTTCCCACGGGACAGTACGGAACTACATGTCAGAAATAATTCATAAATTAGAATCAAAAAACCGGATCGAAGCGGTAAGCATCGCTGAAAAAAAAGGTTGGATCTGATAGTTAAAGCATTTCGGAACTCTTTTATTCGAAGGTTTCTAAATAATAACATTGGGATATCTCGTTGCTTTAGCTTCCTATCCCTTTGGTTATCCAGTTGAGCAAGGGTGTGTTTCTTTCTAAAATTGTTAAGAAACCACAAGCAATGAAAAGTATGGTAAATACATTGGGAATGATTTCTAAAAACTTCAAAATAAATTCAAGGAGGAACACATTATGCAAAAAATAGCGATTATCATCGGAAGTACTAGACCAGGACGAAATGGTGAGGCAGTTGCTCAATGGGTACACAGTGTTGCGAAGGAGCGTACGGATGCCGAATTTGAGATTGTCGATATTGCAGATTTTAATCTTCCGTTGCTCGATGAGCCAATGGGGGCATTATCAGGACAGTACACCAAGTCCCATACGAAAAAATGGTCTGAAAAAATTGCTTCCTTCGATGGTTATATCTTCGTTACGCCTGAATATAACCATGCCACGTCCGGCGCACTTAAAAATGCAATTGACTTTCTGTTTAAGGAATGGAACAACAAAGCTGCAGGTTTTGTAGGATATGGTGGCAATGGAGGGACGCGTGCGGTTGAGAACTTGCGGCTGATCATGGGGGAACTTATGGTTGCTGACGTCCGTGCACAAGTTGCACTTTCGCTTTTTACAGATTTTGAGAATTTCAAAAATTTAAAGCCAGCTGCCCATCAGGTAGAATCGGTCAATATAATGATTGACCAAGTTATTTCTTGGAGCGATGCATTGAGTGTTTTGCGAAATTAAAAAAATTAAACCTTTCTTTTAAGAGAGGTTTAATTTTTTTACTAATCGTTCTTTTGGTCGTGTATAGTAAATCTTTAATTAGAAGGTGCCCATTTAATCCCGGGGAAAACAGCCGATAATTTACCATAGATTGTGACATTTGTCATTTAAAAAAATTACAAATGTAACTACAATGTCGTACAACAGTGAAGTATGCTTCAATTCAAAGGATTAAAAAAGGTAAAAGGGGTGAATATTTTATAGAACATTTTATTTTAAAAAATGTATTATAAATATCAATATCACTTGTTTTTATTCATTTTATACTAAACTTTAACAAAATTCATCTATTTATTGATGGTTTTTGGGGTTTATCATCTTCAATCCTAAAATTAAAACTTAGGAGGAAAAGAACAATGGCAAAAAAAATTTAATCATAATACAGCTGGAGAACACGATGGTGGACGAGCATACCATGACTTGACATATGGACAAGATTACATGAAGAAGGGTATGAGGTAAAGATTTATTTTGATGGACAAGGGACACAATGGATCCAAGAGTTTGATGATCCAGATCATATATTCCACTTTATATTTAAAGAAGTTCAAGATTTAGGTATTGTTAAAGGGGCATGTAAATATTATACCAAAATTTTTTGATCTTAAAAATGATGTGCAAAAAGCAGGAATTCAGTTGACAAGTGGTGGAAATGATGGACATTTAAGCATTGCTGATCATGTGAATCAGGGGTATTCTCTTGTCGTTATGTAGAAAGATCTCTTTTTGTTTGCTCTATACGAGTTTTAAAAGTTATTTTCGAGTCAAAAAACACCCATAAGTATTATTTAAGACGTGGAAGATCTTAAAAGCATATTTCCTATTATACAACGACTAATAAAGCATCATCAAACATATCAAGAGTCTATTTTAATCAAACTTTTTCTGAACAAAAGTCTACGACTACAAAACGTTTTGTGAAATCACTATTCCGGTATAGAGATGTTCCTGCAAAAAGTCGTATAGTTAAGGGTGATCCCCTTTCTTGTTTTCCCTTTAATGAACTATTGAATTCAATCTAAAGAATAAGTATTTTAAGTACCCTATTTATATCTTTAATAAGGCTTCAAATGTAAAAAAATTGAAGGAATGTTGGCAAGGATGCCAAAATTAAAATTTTACTAGCTAGAGGACAATTCTTAAGAAGGTTTAATAGGGAGAAGGGATAGATATGAAACGGGTATTAGTTGCAGGTGCCACGGGTTATCTCGGCAGGTATATTGTAACGGCATTAAAGAATCAAGGATTTTACACAAAAGTTTTGGTAAGACATCCAAATAAATTGACCCAACCAGGGAAATTCCTAGATCCTCCTATCCCAAATGTTGATGAAGTAACTATTGGTGACATCACAAAACCAGAAACATTAAAACATATTTGTAATAACATTGACTATGTTTTTTCCTCAGTTGGCATTACAAGGCAAAAAGATGGTTTGACCTTTCATAATGTTGATTATCAAGGGAATATCAACTTACTAAAGGAAGCTGAAAGTAGCCAGGTCGATAAATTTATGTATATCCATGTTTGCCTCGACGATGATTTGAAGGAAGCAGGGCCCTTGATTGAAGCGAAAAAGCGTTTTGTTAAAGCGTTAATAGAGTCAAACGTTGATCATATTATAGTCAGACCTACTGGGTATTTTTCCGACTTAACACAGTTCTTGAATATGGCAAAAAAAGGTAGAGTCTACTTGATAGGTGACGGAAGAACGAGAATGAATCCGATTCATGGTGAAGACTTGGCACGATTTTGTATACAATCGTTCTCCGAGACAAATCAAATTCTTGAAATTGGCGGGCCTGAAATCCTTACATATGAACAAATCATACAACATGCTTTTGATGTATTCAACCAGAAGAAAAACATAATACACATTCCAGTTGGCTTACTAAAGCCGGTATCTGTCGGGATAGGATTTTTCAGTAAACATCATTATGGGTTATACCAATTTTTCATAAACGCGATGACCCATGATGTAATTGCACCAATGTACGGAAACCATAAGATCAAGGATTATTTTAATGCTATTGTTTAATTGAAAGCCCACTACTGTAACTATCATGACTATTTGTGAAGGAATGGATGAATCTTCAGTGGTAATATAGTTGCTAGTTTCTATGTGATGTAATGCAGAAACATTTTAGTCAATGCATTAGAAGAGCAAGTGCCAGATCTTTGGGATGAAATACAAAATAATCTATCCTAGCTAGTGTAAATTTTAATTTAAAAAATAGGCAACGCTTTTTTCAAAACCAAACAACTAATGTTATAATCTTGAATCCTCGGAAAAAGCATTAAAAATTAGATCACAACATTAAACCGAAAATGCGTAGTCAGAGTCCAAAAGCTCTATCGAACGTTCAATAATGAGTATTAGCACGTGATTACGTATTCAATCATAGATAAACAAGCTGGTTTTTACGGAAAACCGGGTATATACTTACAGTTTTGTAAGAGGGAGGGGGAGTCCCCCTTCAACTCGATTAAAATTTATCGAGTTCCGTCCTTTTATTGTACCCTTTGAACAAGACCCTTTGTCCTTTCCATTTAAAGATCCGTTTTGACGAGATACCGTGTCGGGTCCACGTTGTACCCCGATACTCTAGTCATTTCACTTAGCCGCTTGATCACCTTGATCAATCAATTTGTTGTGGATGTGGAAGTAATTGGGACAAGCAATGAATGGGAAAGAGGCTTTGGATTTGATAAAAAAATTAAATCCCGATGTTTTTTAACAGATATTGAAATGCCTATTTACGTGGACTAGAAGTCGCAGAAAAGCTAAAAAGCAGTTTAATTCAGGGGTAGAGTTATCATCCTAACTACATTTGCTCGCCCTGGCTATTTTGAAAGGGCTGTAAATGTTGGTGTCTATGGACATTTGTTGAAGAATGGCTCGCCGATTGAAGAATTGTCTGATTATACGGAAGGTTGTCCAATGGAAACTATCTTTTTAAGCATTTTATAATTCTCTAAATGCAACCGCTTTCGAAGGAGGGAAAAAGATTGAAGATAATTCGTTTGCTTGTGACACTTAGTAGTAGCGTTCTACTTACCTCGCTGCTCTTTCAACCATCTTTTGTATCCTATGCTGATTCACTTGAAGGGAAAAAGTGTAGTACTTACAAAATTCCTGTGTCCTTAGCCCCGGATTTGCCTAAAGAATACAATGTTGTAGGGAAGCTTTGTAGTAAGGAATCATTGGAAGGGAAAACACTACAAGTCCTCGTTCATGGCTTTACGATGGGAAAATCTTATTGGGATTTACCCTATCAACCAGAAAAATATTCATACGTGAACAGACAGATTCAAGCTGGCTATGTCACGTTTAGTCTCGATCGTATCGGTGTCGGTGAAAGTGATCATCCACCAGGATCTAAAATAACTGTTGACAGCAATGCTTATGTGGTACAACAAGTGATTGAACAGCTTCGTTCTGGAATGGGTGGCGTGAAATTTTCCAAATTGATATTAGTTGGTCATTCACTAGGTTCCATTATTTCGGTTGCTGTTGCGAAGAATGTGGATGTCGATGGCTTGATTCTCACAGGCATGCTCCATGATATGGATCCTGAAACGGTTGAATATGAAGTTTCTCATTCACAACCAGCGAATCTTGATCCCAAATTTAAGGATGAAAACTTGCCACCAGACTATCTTTCGATCCAATATCCAGCACGAAAAAAGCTTTTTTTCTATAATGCTGATCCCGCTTTACTCGAGTTGGATGATAAGGAACTACGACAAACAGGAACCACAGGTGAATTATCTACATTTGGAGAATATAACGATCCTAATTTTGCACAAGGTATTGATACTCCCATCTTCTTGGTTGTGGGAGATAAAGATCCTTTGCTTTGTAATGAACAATTACCTTGCACTGATGGTGCGACCATTGTCAATCGCGAAAAAGAATATTTCTCCAATCCAGATACGTTACTAGAAGGATATGTTGTGAAAAACGCGAGCCATAACCTTACCTACGAACGTAACGCTCCTGATTTTTTTCAAGCAGTCCTAGATTGGGTGAATCGCAAAGTAGGACCGAAAGTTAAATGATCCATTAACAAAGAACAGCTCTCATCCCAATGAAAAACCCCCTGTTATATGTTGTTGATGCATAAGCAGTAAACTACGAAGCATATCACAAGGATTGCGTGGTTTCCTTCCTTGAGGGTTCGAGGAATACCGATGTTTAAGCAGGTTTGCGGTTTCGGTTAGATCCATTAATGAACACCAGACGATGGGTTCGAAGTAGAAGTCCCTTAAGAAGGTTTTGTCCTTGAAGTGGATTGTTGATTGTTCAACGACAAAGTGAAGATAAGATTGGTAAGAACGAACGTTTTGAAGCATTGAATTTCCCCCATTTCGAGTAATTTTTAGGTCTTCAACTCGATTTTTGGGGGATGTTAATTTGTCAAGAGGAAAATTTGTTCGCATCCCTGTTTTGAGGGTGAAACGATAAAAAAGCCCTAGTCGAAAGACTAGAGCAATCAAGGGAAGAGACTATTATATAATGAAAGAGGTGATAATTGGATGCTGAAACGATTCATTCCTTTCATGATCGTTGGTTTATTGATGTTATTGTTTCCAGCGCAAGCGCTAGCGGTGGAGTATTCGATCACTCGCACCCAAATCGACGCATTTTTGCAAGAAAATGGAAACGTAAAAGTTAAAGAAACGCACACATACTTGTTTGAAGGAGATTTTAACGGAATCACAAGAGAACTGATTCCAAAAGAAGGAACGAAAATAACCGGGTTCAAGGCATCTGAAGATGGAAAATCCTTAAAGGTTGAAAAGGAAGATCATCTTTATAAAGTCCACCGGAAGGGCGAAGACGAAACGGTCACGGTCAACCTCAATTACATAATCAGGGATGGCGTCGATGTCTACTCGGATGTTGCAGAGTTCTATTGGCCGTTCTTTGATCAAAGCAATGAGTCCACCTATGAAAACCTAACCGTAACCGTCCACCCTCCATCAGGAACGGACGATGTCATCGCATTCGGCTATGATGAAGCCTACAATACAGAAACGATTCAATCAGATGGAACAGTTGTTTTTCATTTCGGCGAGGTTCCTGACAATACGAAGGGGAATATCCGAGTTGCAGTTGATCTGCAGCTCTTTCCAACTGCAACCGCTTCTGAAAAAACGATGAAGGACGAAATTCTCAAGGCGGAACAGGAGCTGCACGAACAGGTGACAGCAAGAGAAGATAGGCGTGAATTGCTTTCAACGATTGCGATGATTGGGATTCCTGGCTTTACCGTCGTCTTGCTTTTACTCGTTTTTCTATACTGGAAAAAAAGCCTCGACCTCAAGCGAGCGGTTGAACGGGAAGCCGATCTTTCCTGCAATGTTCCGAAGCAGCGCATGAGCCTGCCGGCAACCATCTATTTCACCTACTATAAACAGCTCCGATCAGAAGCATTGTCGGCGGCATTGCTTGATTTGGTGCGAAAAGAATTCGTTGAACAGGTTTCTGACGAACGTTTCCGTGTCGTCGATCGAAAGAACGCATTGAATCATGAAACAATCTTGATCGAATGGCTGTTTGATGAAATCGGCAGCAATGGAGCGTTCAGCTTGGATGATTTGACCCGATACGCGAAACAAAAGAAAAACCATGAAAAATACCGTTATTACCAGGCCAAATGGCGTGAAGCAGTCGGAAAAGAAGTGAAGGGACATGACTTATATGGAAAAACAGCGAAGCATCGCTGGATCGTCGGCTTATCATGCATCCTACTGTTGCCGTTCCTGATTTTATTCCCGATGTATGGACTGTTTCTATCGTTCATCATCACCCTGGTTCTGCTTGTCTCTGTATTCATCTACATCATTGGCTATAACCCGAAGACATGGGAAGGCGCATTGATTTCATTTGAATGGAAAGCCTTCTCGGAAAGGCTCAAGCGCCTGAATGCAGAAGACTGGAAGGGATGGACAGAGGAAGAACGGACGCGTACCTTCATCTACGGCTTAGGAACGAAAAATGAAAGCATGATGGAGAAAAATGAAGAGTTTACGAAAGCCTTCTACAACCCGAAGGCGAGTCACTCCGAGGCAGCTTACTCTACAACGGATCTCACAACAATGCTCCTATTGTCTTCTACTATTACATCCGGTTTCGAATCCGCTGACAAATCGGCAGGAGCAGGAGCAGCAGCAAGCAGCTCCACCAGTTCAGGAGGAGGCGGTTCAGGAGCCTTTTAGAAACATACAGAAAGACGCAAACCCGAAAAGAGGGCACTGCAAAAGTGGTGGTTTTCGAAAAACGTATGATTTTAGGGGGTACAAAAATGTCTCCCAGTATGCCAAACAAGCCTTAGAAACGATTCTGAAGGCTCGTTTTTCTTTGACCATTTTTTGTTTATAAAAATTTGTATTTTTGCAGTAGCTTCGAAAATGGACTGCGTCTTTTTTCTATCACTTGAAGAAAGAATAAAATCCTTTCTTCATCTAACACTTTTTTACCAATAATAACCCGATAATAGTATGATAGATTCATTGTAGCTAACTAGAGTTCGGGGGAATCATAAGGTGGGAAAGTGGAAAGTGTATAACGAAATCAATCAATTGGTCTGCTTATCCGGACGAGGCGACAATGATATTAGATTAAACTGGTTTAGAAGAGAGTGAGTGAACATACGTAAAACCAGCTCAAATACACTATTTAGGGTAGAAGAACTAATCCAAAAAAGTTGAATTAGAGCTACTTTAATGTTTTTTCAAAAGAAGTCTCCCTCTTGAGGGGAGAGACCGAATAGATCATGTTTTATATATTTATATTTATATTTGAACCCTTTATAAACAATTTAAATTTCACGTACCGTACTAAACTATAATTTATATAAGATCCTGTCCGAAAACGGATTCCCCTCTCCAAAATAAAAAATCACAAGTATTTAATGGGGACCACCTGTAATTTAATCTAAAATTAAGAGTTCACTGTATAACTTTTGTTTGATGAGAATCAGTCGATTTTAACAACTTTTTAAGAAAAATCTTATCCTCCATTGAATGTTCGCCTTCTACCACAATCATAAGATACCGACAGTGAAGACTTATCAGAAAAGAAACTAAGCTTGGCAGTCGTTCGACCTTACAACTTTTATCTTTTGCATAAATATAAATGTTACTGGAACAGTTTTCGCAGAACTTGTAAAATTCCAATACATTCAAAAGACGGAAACAATCGGATGACATAATAAAAATTAAACATTTTGTTCTAATTTTAACTTAATTTATAAGATCCTCGAAAAAAGAAGTGGTGAACCATTAGTGATTTGTGGTTCATTAGTGAAGGGTTAATATAAATCATTATTTTTTTGTCTTTTAAGTGTGGTAAGGTCATTTGTAAATTGGGAAATTGCGAATTATTAAAACAAAAATAAGGAAGGGGAGAGGAGTCAGAAGGTTTTAGAGGGAGTTAATTCATCAACATAAGGACGTAGACCGATGGCCAAGTGGATTTACCTTAGCTATTTCTATAGGGCTAGGTACGTTGCAACTTTATCGGTCTTGCAAGATCATGTGGCTATTCAATTTTTAGGAGCAGAGGTCATCGCTGAATATAACCTGCGTATCGGTGTGGTATCGAGTTCTTTTGTGATAGCTATCTCAATGGTGTGTGCATTGGATACAGTATTGTACAAAAGACAAACATGAATAAAAATTCAGCTTATTTTTCGGGGAGGGAACGTAGAATTTAGTGTTTGTATTGTTTAATGTTTTTACCAGGAGGATTGGGAACGAGACATTTTAAAAGGGGTAAAGGTAGCATCCGACAATTTTGCCGCCATTTCCCCCTAAAAGTCATTTTTATTAACATGACCAGGGCAAAAATTTTTCAATATGTTACATTCTGTCTACTCCTTCATATTCCTTCATTATTTTATAAAACGTGTTTTTCTTCAGT of the Alkalihalobacillus sp. TS-13 genome contains:
- a CDS encoding TetR/AcrR family transcriptional regulator; protein product: METYNHDKRFKKGEKTRLHILNSAVELIASNGLRSLSTAKLAKASRVSKSTIFHHFNSSEEVLMAALNLVFEEMQKLNRKETYMNVEDFLQTLGDSMFQTPEPSLTFFKAFLSFSHESLFNPAYRDIIISFVDQMERFFYIELSKLVPSTIDPAKVKTAATLILPIMDGIGYHYLLNNDVEKYRKIWFIQINSIVQMLNPS
- a CDS encoding sensor histidine kinase translates to MQLIHKLRQFQMFPKRYGILPYVFVVYILMPAFILINETGWKAIFGYVMLALFLISYRQFYFSIMIDEYQYPVWLIGQMLIIFIFGIFYNPNLLFLGFFPANFIGWFPKNRHFYSGLIMLWIIELVPLVYHLYFTQTTYNLYYLFPFIIIMLFIPFGIRSMGKRMELEKQLERANAKIDKYAKREERMRIARDLHDTLGHTLSLITLKSQLIERLTTVDPERIKLEAKEIEKTSRAALKQVRELVSDMRAVKLSDELIEIKKIFQTAGVIFNIELDVDFDEITPLTQNIISMCLKESTTNVIKHSQAKQCSIKINQSSSALNITVEDNGIGFVEKDLNGNGLSGMKERLALIDGELFISSQNGTIVKMKIPIVQKSEKAGAVL
- a CDS encoding response regulator transcription factor, encoding MIRILIAEDQQMLLGALGSLLDMEEDMEVIGQAMNGKEALGLINKFNPDVFLTDIEMPFYSGLEVAEKLKKQSNSCRVIILTTFARPGYFERAVKADVHGYLLKDGSIEELSDSIRKVVQGHRVYTPELMINVMRKENPLTDREQEILKLAASGMKTKEITENLYLSHGTVRNYMSEIIHKLESKNRIEAVSIAEKKGWI
- a CDS encoding NADPH-dependent FMN reductase, with the protein product MQKIAIIIGSTRPGRNGEAVAQWVHSVAKERTDAEFEIVDIADFNLPLLDEPMGALSGQYTKSHTKKWSEKIASFDGYIFVTPEYNHATSGALKNAIDFLFKEWNNKAAGFVGYGGNGGTRAVENLRLIMGELMVADVRAQVALSLFTDFENFKNLKPAAHQVESVNIMIDQVISWSDALSVLRN
- a CDS encoding SDR family oxidoreductase, whose amino-acid sequence is MKRVLVAGATGYLGRYIVTALKNQGFYTKVLVRHPNKLTQPGKFLDPPIPNVDEVTIGDITKPETLKHICNNIDYVFSSVGITRQKDGLTFHNVDYQGNINLLKEAESSQVDKFMYIHVCLDDDLKEAGPLIEAKKRFVKALIESNVDHIIVRPTGYFSDLTQFLNMAKKGRVYLIGDGRTRMNPIHGEDLARFCIQSFSETNQILEIGGPEILTYEQIIQHAFDVFNQKKNIIHIPVGLLKPVSVGIGFFSKHHYGLYQFFINAMTHDVIAPMYGNHKIKDYFNAIV
- a CDS encoding alpha/beta hydrolase; protein product: MKIIRLLVTLSSSVLLTSLLFQPSFVSYADSLEGKKCSTYKIPVSLAPDLPKEYNVVGKLCSKESLEGKTLQVLVHGFTMGKSYWDLPYQPEKYSYVNRQIQAGYVTFSLDRIGVGESDHPPGSKITVDSNAYVVQQVIEQLRSGMGGVKFSKLILVGHSLGSIISVAVAKNVDVDGLILTGMLHDMDPETVEYEVSHSQPANLDPKFKDENLPPDYLSIQYPARKKLFFYNADPALLELDDKELRQTGTTGELSTFGEYNDPNFAQGIDTPIFLVVGDKDPLLCNEQLPCTDGATIVNREKEYFSNPDTLLEGYVVKNASHNLTYERNAPDFFQAVLDWVNRKVGPKVK
- a CDS encoding DUF2207 domain-containing protein produces the protein MLKRFIPFMIVGLLMLLFPAQALAVEYSITRTQIDAFLQENGNVKVKETHTYLFEGDFNGITRELIPKEGTKITGFKASEDGKSLKVEKEDHLYKVHRKGEDETVTVNLNYIIRDGVDVYSDVAEFYWPFFDQSNESTYENLTVTVHPPSGTDDVIAFGYDEAYNTETIQSDGTVVFHFGEVPDNTKGNIRVAVDLQLFPTATASEKTMKDEILKAEQELHEQVTAREDRRELLSTIAMIGIPGFTVVLLLLVFLYWKKSLDLKRAVEREADLSCNVPKQRMSLPATIYFTYYKQLRSEALSAALLDLVRKEFVEQVSDERFRVVDRKNALNHETILIEWLFDEIGSNGAFSLDDLTRYAKQKKNHEKYRYYQAKWREAVGKEVKGHDLYGKTAKHRWIVGLSCILLLPFLILFPMYGLFLSFIITLVLLVSVFIYIIGYNPKTWEGALISFEWKAFSERLKRLNAEDWKGWTEEERTRTFIYGLGTKNESMMEKNEEFTKAFYNPKASHSEAAYSTTDLTTMLLLSSTITSGFESADKSAGAGAAASSSTSSGGGGSGAF